In Deinococcus sedimenti, the sequence GGCGCTCGCCGATGCCCGCCTGAACCGCGGGGGCCACACGTACCCGACTGGCCTCACCGCGTTCGACGAGGCGATCGGAGGTGGCTTCTACGATGGCCTGCACGTTCTCGGCGGGGTGACCGGTGGCGGGAAGACGGCGCTGGCCCTGGCGATCGCACAGTTCAACGCCCAGGCGGGGCGGCCCGTGCTGTACGTGACGTACGAGCAGAGCCGATACGAGCTGTGGGGGCGCGTGATCAGCAGCAACACGGGAGTTCCCCTTCGCCAGTTGCGCACCGGTGGCACAGCCCAGCACCCTGTCAGCGAACTCCTGCGGCAGAACCAGCGCTACCAGGAACTGACTCGCGGTGTCGCCCCCCACTTCACTGTCATCGAGGGTGACGGCTTCGAAGGAGGAGCCTGGGGAACAGACCGCATCGCTGCCCAGGTGCGTCGCATGAAGGCTGCCTACAACGCCGCCCCACTGGTGATCCTCGACTACCTCCAGCGCATGCCCAGCGGCAGTGACAAGGAGAAGCGCCACCAGATCGACGAGGTCGTGATGGGCCTGCAGGTTCGCCTCGGCCGCGAGTTGAACACGCCTGTGCTGCTGATCAGCAGTGTGGGGCGCGGTAAGTACGGCGAGCTGGTCACGGCGCCCCTCGAGGAGCGTCTCGGCGTGTTCAAGGAGTCCGGAGGTGTGGAGTACACCGCGTATACGGCGTCCCTGCTGTATCCGCTGGGTGCCGCCCACGTGCAGGCGCTGGGGCTTGAGGAGCCACCAGTGCCGGGCAGCGGTCGCGCGGCACTGAAAGGCCTGTGGAAGTACCTGGTGCTGGATCTGGCGAAGAACCGTGAAGGGGAGGCACCCCGGCAGTGGGTGCTTCGCTGGTACCCGGCCACCGGCCGCTTCGAACTCCAGCAGGCCATTGACCCCGAGGAACTGGCGGCCGCAGAGGGCTCCAAGCGGAAGGCGAGGACGTTCACTCAGAATTGAGTAAAACCCTAGAGGGCCCCCGGCAGGTACAAGTTGTTTCAGATTCCAAGCTGTGGCAGAGGCATGTTCGAGAGAAGTCGAGCATGCCCCTTGCATTGCAGAGAGAAAATCGCGTCTACAGGCCATTTTCTTGACCTCACGAAAATGGTTTGCCTGTGGAGAGCAGGCCGTTGCCGGATCGTTTTCCTGACGTCGGCAAAATGATCCTTGGTCATCCACAGTCGTCTCCAAAGATCTGAGGGTGTCACGCTGGGGCGGACGCTGAGGGTATGGCAGACACTCAGACTCCACTGGCGTATTCGCGGAAGCAGGCGGCCGAGTTGCTCGGTCTCTCTTCAGTAACTGTCGACCGGCTCATCAAGACCGGACAACTGCGAGCCGTGCAGGTCGGTACTCGCCGTCTTATCCCTCGCACAGTCATCGAGGCCTTCCTGGCAGGTCAGCAGTGAATGGCATGGAGTGGGCTGTCCTCAGCGCCTACGCCCGCTGGCTGCCTCCTGGCCCGGAGCGGCAGCAGGTGCGGCAGGTAGCGTCCCTATACCGTCCTGAGAGATACGCACCCAGCCTGGGAGCTGCTGAGGACGCCGGCCTGACCAGCAAGGCGAACCTCACGCCCAAAGGCCTTGAGGCCGCGCGACACTTCATCCGTAACCTGCACGAGGCCGCGGCATGACCAGTCAGGTTGCCGTACCCGAGGGCGTCCCCCAGGCGCTGACGACAGGCGAGACCGCGAAGGTCCTGCGGATGAACGAACGCACGATTCGCAGCTGGGCTGAGAGTGGCACGCTGCCCTTCCAGATGGTTGGCGGCCGCCGGTACATCACGAGTTTGCGCCTGCTCGAGTGGGCCAATTGTCTCGGGTGGGAGGTCCACTGGACTGAACATCCAGCACTCGACGACATGGATGTCAGAACCGTCAGAAAGGCGGGTGGGGCTTCTTCCACCATGGGCACATGATCGAGTATGACCATCAGGCCTTCGCGAAGGCCGCAGAGGAAGATCTCGCCAGTCTCAAAGCCGATGCCGAGGAGCTGCAGCGGCGTCACAGCGAAAAAACCCGGCAACTGGAAGCCCTGCAGAAAGCCCCCAAGAAAGACTTCACCAAGATTGTCGAACTCGAGGGCCAACGTCAGGCGATCGCCAAGCTCCTCGAAGAGCAGCACTTCTCCGTTCAGCACGCAGAAGGCGTCCTGGCAGATATTCAGCGGCGCGGGCTGGAAGCAAAACGCTGGGAAGTGATCGACAGCACGGCCCACGAGATCGGCGTTGTGCACGCTGAGTATCACCAGCTGTTCAGTGAACTGAAGACGCAGGTGCAGAGCATGTTCGAGAGGTTGACCGAACTCGACAAGCGCTGGCTTCTTCTCCGTCAGACCTGGCGCACCGAAGCAGCCCACCTCGGGTACTACCTCGCCAACAACGTGCAGGGTCAGGAGAGAGCCAACGTCTTCTTCCATGAAGCCGACAGCCTGAAGATCAACACGGATCTTCTGCGGCTGAGCCGCCCCCACATGGATCCCCTGCCCGGCGGAAGATACGAGAACTCTCTGCTTCCTTTCGGATCCCCGAGGACCTACGAGCAGCTCGTGCACAACTTCCTGCTGAACGCCTACGAGTCGACTTTCAGAGTGCGTCTGGGACAGCCCGGAGCACTGGAGGAGTTCAAGGAATGAGTGAGGAGCGGAAGGCCATCCGGGAAGAGATTCAGCGAGACATGCATGAGCGGTGCCCAGCTCAGCCAGTGCCTGCGCGCACTCCAGAGCAGACCCTGCAGCAGCAGGCCGACGCGTACGTGCGGCGCCGTGAGGAAGCCGCGAAACCACAGGGAGGCACATCGTGAACACTTCGGAAATCCGGCAGCAACTTGAAGGACTCGAGGGGGAATACGCCGAAATCCAGACCCTTCTGACAAAGGAACGTGCCCATCTGCGCCAGCTGGAGGGCGAGGGCATCAAGGCCTTCGACCAGGTGATTACCGCGCAGGGACGTGTGGGCGCTCTGGAGCGTATGGAAGCTGAACAGGCCACTCGGGTTGAACAGGCCAAAGAGGCCCTGCGTGCCTCTGAGAAGCAGGATGTCCGCGAGGAGCACCTGGCGTTCATCGGCGCCTGCTCTCAGGAGATCAAGGCCGCCAGGGCTGACCTGCTGGCGCATCGCGACGCCCTCTATGCCGCACTGGTCGAACTCCTGCCACCCATCTTGGCTGCATCAGACAGGTGGGGCACGGCAAGGAAAGCCTGGATGGATCGTGCAAGCATGGCGGGGATCCGGGTCGTAAGCCTTGGTGGGGACGAAGCGGCCACGAAAGCTCTATATCGGGAGCTTGAGGAGAAAGGCGTGGATACCGCGCCTTTGCGTTGGCCTCGAGGTAGCGGATACGAGGTTCAGGGGAGTGTTCCCGCACCTGCAGCGCCTTACCCGGTCAGTGATACCGAGTTTGGTCCTCATCTGGATCAGGTCGTGGAAAGCGTGATCGATCAGGGTGGGGTGATCCTGGCCAGGATCAGGCATGGCATGTTGTCCGGAGGATCCACGTCCGCTCGGATCGAGGCCGCTCCTATTGTGCCCACCTCTGCACCCCTAGCCCTGAAGACTGATCCAGCCGGTTCCTGAGGCAGATGGCGCGCCGTAAATAGCGCGCCATCTGCCTCACTAAGCATGAGCGCAGGCACTGAGAAAAGGCTGTCTCAGACAGTCACGACCTGTGTTCGACTGGGGTTACCCCCCCCTCACTGAAAGGCGGTGAGTATGAACAAGAACGCTGACCCTACCGCAGCGCGTAAAGCTCGCCGCGCGAAACGTAAACCTCCTGGCATGGAGCAGCTGATGTTGAAGCTCTGGAAAGCCATGGAGACGGCGGAAGACCTTCTCAATCACGACGACCCCAACGTCCGCCTGCGGGCAACGCATGCCATGGCCACCGTGGCCGGCACATACACCAAGGCCAAGGACGTCGGCGAGCTCGAGGCGCGCCTGAGTGCCGTGGAGGAACAGATGAAAGATCAGGATGGCACGGCGTGACGCGGCTCAAGCGCCTGCACAGCGTCGAGGAGTTCGTACGGGAGCGGCACGAAGCTCAGGAGCAGCACCAGGGCATGAAGCAGATGGCCACCCTATCGGACGAGGAGCTGGGTGTTCGAATCGCCGCGCTGGAAGCTACGCGTGACCCAGCTTACGAGGCCCAGCTGGCAGAGATGACAGTCGACGATCTGAGCCGCGAGGTTGGCCGCTTATGTGGCTGGTAGGTCTGATGTGAACAGCAGACTGCGGAAGATCGAAAGGGCCCTCCGGGATCGCAGGAAGTCGCGAGGAGATGTGACGGTGGAGGTGCGTGTGAGGCACCTGCTGCACCTGATCGGACGGGAGGAGTGTGAAGAAGCGGTGCTGACCCTTTACTCTCAGATTCAAAAGGGTGAGCAGTCAGAGGCGGGCGCGTTTGAAGCGCTGCGGTCTCTGACGCGGTTCGACGTGCACGCGGTGGCGCTCCATGCCTTGCTGACTGGAAGGAGGAAGGTCCATGATAACGGTCGAATACGTGCGGGAGGCGGGAGCCAGGCTGTATCGGCTCGCTACTGAGGTGTCTTCGTCTTTGGATTGACTGAGAGGTCATCCGCTGCTGCACACATACCCGGACATGGTGATAGCGGAGGAGCTGGAGATCATGGATACGAATCAGCGGGACGCTCATGCCCTGGCCCAGATGGCGGTGGATAGAGTCCTTGATGGGTATCCGCAGGAGTACTACGACGCTGAGGCAGATGTCCAATGCCCTCTGCGTCTATCAGGTCGCGCTTGCTACCTCCCTCGACAAGCTGAACGGTCTGTGCAGGTGGGAGCAGCCTGAATTGAGCTTCGCCTCTCTCCCTGCTAGAACGCAGTACCTTAAACTCCTCGAACGACCTTGAGGGAGGTGTAGCTCATGACGACGAAAGGCCAGGTGAAACAGTCCGCTGAGCGGCGCGCTGAGCGTAAGGAGCTGAAATCCCCTAACAGCCGCGCCAAAACACGGTATGTGTTGCTCAAAGAGAAGAAGCTGACGCAGCGCTCGACCGATAAGCTGAGCATGGCGGTTGTCAGACTGACCCATCAAGTTCGTGCCCTTGAAGGTCAGCTGGTGAAGATTCAGAGGGTAAAACCTCTAACTCCGGCGGTGCAGGAAGAACTTTCCGTCTCGGCATCTGCTCTCAGGAAGCCCTACAACTGGGGTCCGAGTGGGAAGCCTGAAACGAAGCCCTTCGTGTTTCCCCAGATCGGTGGGAAGAATAGTTGAATCCCGAGGATTTGATCGGACTCGTCTTGGACGTGGATTTTCCTGATCAAGATGGGCATGAGCAGTTCGGCAGTCGTCCGGCCGTGATCGTAGGCGTGCCACCTCTCATCGCGCAGGGGCGTTTTCCTGGGCTTATCGTGGTGCCCTTCACCAGTCAGGTTGACGATTTCGACGGGTTGAGCGAGGAGCTCTATCCGATGATCCTGGCAGGTTCCGGTGGGTTGAC encodes:
- a CDS encoding helix-turn-helix domain-containing protein, with translation MADTQTPLAYSRKQAAELLGLSSVTVDRLIKTGQLRAVQVGTRRLIPRTVIEAFLAGQQ
- a CDS encoding helix-turn-helix domain-containing protein; its protein translation is MTSQVAVPEGVPQALTTGETAKVLRMNERTIRSWAESGTLPFQMVGGRRYITSLRLLEWANCLGWEVHWTEHPALDDMDVRTVRKAGGASSTMGT
- a CDS encoding type II toxin-antitoxin system PemK/MazF family toxin encodes the protein MNPEDLIGLVLDVDFPDQDGHEQFGSRPAVIVGVPPLIAQGRFPGLIVVPFTSQVDDFDGLSEELYPMILAGSGGLTRDSIALLDQVRYIDARRILGQLSKLDQLDIDCIRRNLARIFNFVVESAQPPTPPQS